One Papaver somniferum cultivar HN1 chromosome 10, ASM357369v1, whole genome shotgun sequence genomic window carries:
- the LOC113318058 gene encoding pentatricopeptide repeat-containing protein At5g15280, mitochondrial-like: MRRTQILYQSYLHLQTQQQIKFLDFQVCIHSQIYSIKPHSDKPFSTNLEFQHSNEKPISYTEYSDLIYKTHALINPSVIVKSLSHNLSYLWENQKNENFVQVSSLKEILLKLSDISPESIRGFWRVSGLRPHDVHQILLGFNFDCGNFANEKEKVGFLWELFNLASQDFQHLPQSYVIMASMLIRVGLLKEGESVLRIIEPLGVLSGCHDISSELIEGYVRTRDLESSVSAYNWLRSQGLVLSNLCYKGFIELLIEMNKIQVAYKVFVDMVDVGIGPNDAGKCTLEVIVKSLCKEWKIQKARNLVKKVISTGFKPSYGVVNLIANGYCEKKDFKDLLNFLSERKCAPDPAVCNKILQSQCRDFGTEEAYLFMRELEHLGYKPDEITFGIFISWSCREGKLKDAFIYLSELLSRQLEPDIYSYNALIAGLFKEGMWKNAKEVYDEMIRGRIILDVSTCKVLLAGYCKSRRFDEVKEVIKEMVNHGLIQLSMVEDPLSKAFTILGLDPLTTKVKRDNDAVLSKAEFFDNLGNGLYLEADVDEYERTLMGVLKDAVISDFNPLILKECDLPDIKAALVLTDDIVRRGKHPSLSAFSALVKGLCESGLRSDVVTAIHLLEEMPDHVYRLDVETLNFLIRAISKIDDCQRGRILLEGMHQRSLVVENKTYGALFIGFCKKKSVKEVHEFFELARRHKWLPSLKDSKSVVRYLCQQEMFQEMLGLLESMLDANSHLISDLSNVFLEELCDLGFTSIGQALVEEVLRWGLVLDRTAYSHLIRGFCQEGRFLEAFSILETLVEKGITPSVDAYGLLIYQLCRFDKLEKARALKEVMLREESTASLSVYGAFVDGLSKNHQISEATLQFQEMVAKGIYPKTGTYNAMIQGYCRADNLRKVRELVSNMVRKNICISISSYRDLLRLMCSQGKVLCALKLKDYMVTQGYSSLHVFYNILIFHLLRIGNILPVTSLLDEMHRKGLYPDEFTYNFLVYGYYKCREFPKSMVFLKTMIDKDLRPNNRSLKSMITHLCSQKELDEALELSRIMEFNGWNHGSIIQNAIVEGLLSKGRIAEAEDFLKRMEEKGLNPNKINYDILIKQFCWHKKPNKATDLLNEMLKKGNLPNSTSYDALIHGLCTRKKFDEALDLHAEMLGWNLEPSIKSREILVQGLCTEGQTVEAERLLHCMLQLGQTPSRTIFQHIIDRYSLENCHSKVSELLIKMQGKGYVPDFNTQWSLISNLSNSKKENGESGGFLSNLLSLSGFSQKKKSNVKVEKSAH, translated from the coding sequence ATGAGACGAACCCAAATACTCTATCAATcgtatcttcatcttcaaacacAACAGCAAATCAAGTTTCTCGATTTCCAGGTTTGTATTCATTCCCAAATTTATTCCATTAAACCCCACTCTGATAAACCCTTTTCTACAAACCTAGAATTTCAACATTCTAATGAAAAACCCATCTCATATACTGAATATTCAGACCTAATTTACAAAACCCACGCTCTGATTAATCCCTCTGTAATTGTAAAATCTCTTTCTCACAATCTTTCTTATCTCTGGGAGAATCAGAAAAATGAGAACTTTGTTCAAGTTTCATCTCTTAAAGAAATTCTTCTAAAACTCTCTGATATATCACCTGAATCTATACGTGGGTTTTGGAGGGTTTCGGGTTTGAGACCTCATGATGTTCATCAGATTTTATTGGGTTTCAATTTTGATTGTGGGAATTTTGCAAATGAAAAGGAAAAGGTGGGATTTTTATGGGAATTGTTTAATCTTGCTTCTCAGGATTTTCAGCATTTGCCACAATCATATGTTATCATGGCTTCCATGCTTATCAGGGTTGGGTTGCTCAAAGAAGGTGAGTCTGTTCTTAGGATTATAGAGCCTCTGGGGGTTTTATCAGGTTGTCATGACATCTCCAGTGAGTTGATTGAAGGGTATGTTAGAACTAGAGACTTAGAAAGTTCAGTTTCGGCATATAATTGGTTGAGAAGTCAAGGTTTAGTCTTGTCTAATTTGTGTTATAAAGGTTTTATTGAGCTTTTGATTGAAATGAACAAGATACAAGTAGCATATAAGGTGTTTGTTGATATGGTTGATGTTGGGATTGGACCTAATGACGCGGGGAAGTGCACGTTAGAAGTTATTGTAAAGTCATTGTGCAAGGAATGGAAGATTCAGAAAGCTAGAAATCTGGTTAAGAAGGTTATATCAACTGGTTTCAAACCTAGTTATGGAGTAGTTAATTTGATAGCCAATGGATACTGCGAAAAGAAAGATTTTAAGGATTTATTgaattttttgagtgagagaaaGTGTGCACCGGATCCGGCAGTTTGCAATAAGATTTTACAGTCTCAGTGCAGGGATTTTGGTACAGAAGAAGCTTACTTGTTTATGAGGGAATTGGAGCATTTAGGCTACAAACCTGATGAGATAACATTTGGCATCTTTATAAGTTGGAGTTGTCGAGAGGGGAAGCTGAAAGATGCTTTTATTTATCTTTCAGAACTTTTGTCTAGACAATTAGAACCTGATATTTATTCTTATAATGCTCTCATAGCTGGGTTGTTTAAGGAGGGCATGTGGAAAAATGCGAAAGAAGTATATGATGAAATGATTAGGGGAAGGATAATACTTGATGTATCTACTTGCAAGGTTCTCTTAGCTGGTTACTGTAAATCTAGACGATTTGATGAAGTGAAAGAAGTTATTAAGGAGATGGTTAATCATGGTTTAATTCAGTTATCTATGGTAGAGGATCCTCTGTCGAAGGCGTTTACAATTTTGGGTCTCGACCCATTGACGACAAAAGTGAAGAGAGATAATGATGCTGTTCTTTCGAAAGCAGAATTCTTCGACAATCTTGGAAATGGTTTATATCTAGAAGCAGATGTTGATGAGTATGAGAGGACTTTAATGGGGGTTCTAAAAGATGCAGTGATATCTGACTTTAACCCTCTGATATTAAAGGAATGTGATCTCCCTGATATAAAAGCTGCACTGGTGTTGACAGACGATATTGTTCGTCGAGGGAAGCATCCATCTTTGTCTGCATTCTCTGCACTGGTGAAAGGCCTTTGTGAATCCGGCTTGCGTTCTGATGTTGTTACAGCTATCCATCTATTAGAAGAAATGCCAGACCATGTTTACCGGTTGGATGTGGAAACTTTGAATTTTCTTATTCGTGCTATTAGCAAAATAGATGACTGTCAAAGGGGGAGAATACTTTTGGAGGGGATGCACCAAAGAAGTCTGGTAGTTGAGAACAAAACATATGGGGCTCTGTTTATTGGCTTCTGTAAGAAAAAGAGCGTAAAAGAAGTTCATGAATTTTTTGAGCTTGCTCGAAGACATAAATGGTTGCCCAGCTTGAAGGATAGCAAGTCTGTTGTGAGATATCTATGTCAGCAGGAAATGTTTCAAGAAATGTTAGGGCTTTTGGAAAGCATGTTAGATGCAAATAGTCACCTAATTTCTGATTTAAGTAATGTGTTTcttgaagagctttgtgatttgGGTTTTACAAGCATTGGCCAAGCTCTTGTAGAAGAAGTTCTAAGATGGGGATTAGTCCTGGATCGCACAGCTTACAGTCATCTAATAAGAGGGTTTTGTCAGGAGGGAAGATTTCTCGAAGCCTTTTCAATTCTTGAAACTTTGGTAGAAAAGGGCATTACTCCAAGTGTGGATGCATATGGTTTGTTGATCTATCAGCTATGCAGGTTCGACAAATTGGAAAAAGCTAGGGCTTTGAAGGAGGTCATGTTGAGAGAGGAATCAACTGCATCTTTATCTGTATATGGTGCATTTGTTGATGGCTTATCCAAGAATCATCAAATTAGTGAGGCAACCCTCCAATTCCAAGAAATGGTGGCAAAGGGAATCTACCCCAAAACTGGGACTTATAATGCAATGATTCAGGGGTATTGTCGAGCAGACAATTTGAGAAAAGTAAGGGAACTGGTTAGTAACATGGTTAGGAAAAATATCTGCATCTCTATCTCGAGTTACCGTGATTTGTTGAGATTGATGTGTTCTCAAGGTAAAGTGCTTTGTGCATTGAAACTGAAAGATTACATGGTGACGCAAGGCTATTCTTCACTGCATGTCTTCTATAATATACTGATCTTCCATCTTTTAAGAATTGGGAATATCTTACCTGTTACATCACTTCTAGACGAAATGCACAGGAAAGGCCTTTACCCCGATGAATTCACATACAATTTTCTCGTGTATGGCTATTATAAATGTCGCgagttcccaaaatcaatggTTTTTCTTAAGACGATGATTGATAAGGACCTAAGACCGAACAATCGCAGTCTGAAATCCATGATCACTCATCTTTGTAGTCAAAAGGAGCTCGATGAGGCATTGGAGTTGAGTAGAATAATGGAATTTAATGGCTGGAATCATGGTTCAATTATTCAAAATGCAATTGTAGAAGGTCTTCTCTCTAAAGGTAGAATTGCTGAAGCTGAAGATTTTCTTAAGCGAATGGAAGAGAAGGGTCTTAATCCCAATAAGATCAACTATGATATACTGATCAAACAGTTTTGCTGGCACAAGAAACCAAATAAAGCAACTGATCTTCTGAACGAGATGCTGAAGAAGGGAAACCTCCCGAACTCTACCAGTTATGATGCTCTCATCCATGGTCTCTGCACCCGCAAAAAGTTTGATGAAGCGCTGGATTTACATGCGGAGATGCTTGGTTGGAATTTGGAACCGAGTATTAAGTCACGGGAAATTCTTGTTCAAGGCCTCTGCACAGAGGGGCAAACTGTTGAAGCTGAAAGGCTATTACATTGCATGCTTCAATTAGGGCAAACTCCAAGCAGGACTATCTTCCAGCATATCATCGATAGGTATTCCTTAGAGAATTGTCACAGCAAAGTATCTGAGCTTTTGATTAAGATGCAAGGAAAAGGTTATGTACCAGATTTCAACACTCAGTGGTCGCTTATAAGCAACTTAAGTAATTCAAAAAAGGAAAATGGCGAAAGTGGAGGCTTTCTGTCAAATCTTCTCTCATTGAGTGGGTTTTCACAGAAGAAAAAATCTAACGTCAAAGTAGAAAAATCAGCGCACTAG